The Candida dubliniensis CD36 chromosome 2, complete sequence genome contains a region encoding:
- a CDS encoding deubiquitinating enzyme, putative (Similar to S. cerevisiae UPB8;~In S. cerevisiae: component of the SAGA (Spt-Ada-Gcn5-Acetyltransferase) acetylation complex; required for SAGA-mediated deubiquitination of histone H2B), translating into MPSDETISKSNGNINTATNNIPTTTTTTAAITQQQDGQDILEDQSTLFYNKLNFVRELTPRPDNYSTINSCNHIDSVLRSKAKTTVFETYRQAVLISQPLIKSYKLKKDGSIIPIKKLIMSKISALKCSQCHLNNFNNSMICLQCPHVGCCFNDYNHSYSHYKSTKHMFSIDSSCGLLYCFKCNDFINHPELEKIRLQIILGDDDNIENINDKNNKDMNNFIKQNYVDPGKIAIKGLKGFINLGATCFMSSILQTLIHNPLIKYQFFNNDLHYFNCEKIHNQFINNGNIDENNACITCSIDNIFQSFYTSTTNEGFGMTNLLTTAWYKQKSLAGFEEQDAHEFWQFLLNEFHMDYQRIIMNLKNEKLSNISKNDGLESVINSNSCGCIMHSTFSFELQSCIKCNSCESITETVDPMIDLSLEVNFTNLYQSLQSFTRDEKLDDYNCKNCNTTTTTTNNNNNGNSKTSAIKKLRLKTLPQILSIQLKRFRHDTLGSFQATKIQSHIDFPLFLNVTEYSVINDTDYIYQLFAVVVHQGSINTGHYTVFIKNNGNWYKFDDSVVTMVSQDDVINSEAYLLYYIV; encoded by the coding sequence atgcCTTCTGATGAAACAATATCTAAATCGAATGGCAATATCAATACTGCCACCAATAATATtcctactactactactactactgctgCCATTACACAGCAACAAGACGGACAAGACATACTAGAGGATCAATCGACAttattttataataaattgaattttgttCGAGAATTAACACCTCGACCCGATAATTATTCCACAATTAATTCATGTAATCATATTGATTCAGTCTTAAGATCCAAAGCTAAAACCACTGTATTTGAAACTTATAGACAAGCAGTATTAATATCTCaaccattaattaaatcatataaattgaaaaaagatgGATCAATTATACCgattaaaaaattaattatgtCGAAAATATCAGCATTAAAATGTAGTCAATGtcatttaaataattttaataattcaatgatttgtttACAATGTCCTCatgttggttgttgttttaatgATTATAATCATTCTTATTCCCATTATAAATCAACTAAACATATGTTTTCTATTGATTCAAGTTGTGgattattatattgttttaaatgtaatgattttattaatcaccctgaattagaaaaaatTCGATTACAAATTATTcttggtgatgatgataatattgaaaatattaatgataaaaataataaagatatgaataattttattaaacaaaattatgTTGATCCAGGAAAAATTGCTATAAAAGGATTAAAaggatttattaatttaggAGCAACATGTTTTATGAGTTCAATTTTACAAACTTTAATTCATAAtccattaattaaatatcaattttttaataatgatttacattattttaattgtgaaaaaattcataatcaatttattaataatgggaatattgatgaaaataatgcATGTATAACATGTagtattgataatattttccAATCATTTTATACATCAACTACTAATGAAGGATTTGGTATGACTAATTTATTAACTACTGCTTGgtataaacaaaaatcaTTAGCAGGATTTGAAGAACAAGATGCTCATGAATTTTGgcaatttttattaaatgaatttcaTATGGATTATCAAAGAattataatgaatttaaaaaatgaaaaattgtcAAATATATCCAAAAATGATGGATTAGAATCAGtgataaattcaaattcttgtGGATGTATTATGCATTCaacattttcatttgaattaCAAAGTTGTATTAAATGTAATTCTTGTGAATCAATTACTGAAACTGTTGATCCAatgattgatttatcattagAAGTCAATTTTACAAATTTATATCAATCTTTACAATCATTTACTAGagatgaaaaattagatgattataattgtaaaaattgtaacaccaccaccaccaccaccaacaataacaataacggtaattcaaaaacttcagcaattaaaaaattacgattgaaaactttaccacaaatattatcaattcaattgaagagATTTAGACATGATACATTAGGTAGTTTCCAAGcaacaaaaattcaatCTCACATAGATTTcccattatttttaaatgtTACAGAATATTCAGTTATTAATGATACCgattatatttatcaattatttgcAGTTGTTGTTCATCAAGGATCAATTAATACTGGTCATTATACAgtatttataaaaaataatggtaattggtataaatttgatgatagTGTAGTTACCATGGTTTCTCAAGATGATGTTATCAATTCCGAAGCATACTTATTATACTATATAGTTTAA
- a CDS encoding alpha-1,6-mannanase, putative, whose translation MYIIISLILCLLNFPSYILGAPATTLFIPKRDTFDPSSAFNSAINATWSVFWNDQYQAFSENDPGCSTPNTNNFTYTSVWNLAVVGKAIVESGDVSKTINVINNLYQYQNDQGWFSTTPNSPESFVDDNCQVLWVFIEAYKLTSNEKYLTTANQLMQLIQQQWSNIGGVIWKVDSNYIASISTVEAALSAVKIYQYNQDDTLLTFANSCLGWLDEHLTDPTDGFYYDGIDKTTWQVNKGKLTYTVGVAMSTYSYLYKYTNDLHYVLYAVKKAYGSLNSNVFLRSNGYWNNDLKYLHLLFVGFADVITMCGQKGYIDNIVKQGEFIYEYDQLPNSLGSYLDFTTSQTLYNRYVQSTGDSSIGFQSNGDNNSLCGNQPKRSLLDNASAAQIFYEISRFY comes from the coding sequence atgtatattattatatccCTAATATTAtgtttattgaattttccATCTTATATTTTGGGTGCACCAGCCACCACATTATTCATTCCTAAACGGGACACATTTGATCCATCAAGTGCATTTAATTCAGCTATCAATGCCACATGGTCAGTATTTTGGAATGATCAATATCAAGCATTCTCTGAAAATGATCCAGGATGTTCTACTccaaatacaaataatTTCACATATACTTCAGTTTGGAATTTAGCAGTTGTTGGTAAAGCCATTGTTGAATCTGGAGATGTTTCTAAAACTATAAATGTAATTAACAatttatatcaatatcaaaatgaTCAAGGTTGGTTTTCTACAACTCCGAATTCTCCTGAAagttttgttgatgataattgtCAAGTATTGTGGGTTTTCATAGAAGCTTATAAATTGACATcgaatgaaaaatatttaaccACCGCTAATCAATTGATGcaattaattcaacaacaatggtccaatattggtggagtGATTTGGAAAGTGGATTCTAATTATATTGCTTCAATCTCAACTGTGGAAGCAGCTTTAAGTGCCGttaaaatttatcaatataatcaagATGATACATTATTGACATTTGCTAATAGTTGTCTTGGTTGGTTAGATGAACATTTAACTGATCCAACCGATGGTTTCTATTATGATGGAATTGATAAAACCACTTGGCAAGTAAATAAGGGGAAATTAACTTATACCGTTGGTGTTGCTATGTCAACATATTCATATCTTTATAAATATACCAATGATTTACATTATGTTTTATATGCCGTTAAAAAAGCTTATGGTAGTTTAAATTCCAATGTTTTTTTAAGAAGTAATGGATATTGgaataatgatttgaaatatttacatttattatttgttggaTTTGCTGATGTAATTACCATGTGTGGTCAAAAAGGTTATATTGACAATATTGTCAAACAAGGTGAATTCATTTATGAATATGATCAATTACCAAATTCTTTAGGAAGTTATCTCGATTTTACAACTTCACAAACATTGTATAATAGATATGTACAATCAACTGGAGATTCAAGTATAGGGTTTCAATCTAatggtgataataatagtcTTTGTGGTAATCAACCCAAAAGATCTTTATTGGATAATGCTTCAGCTGCACAAATATTTTATGAAATTAGCCGATTTTACTGA
- a CDS encoding conserved hypothetical protein (similar to Q59KJ3: ORF in C. albicans Major Repeat Sequence, RB2 region) gives MSEVPNPESPSSSIFKQPNASTSTKIHGAPSSSQIANVDFNTLRKLNTNTSFSSNLTNSTTKTSNALSRLFTRNKSSSNISIYHSPSDDDSSPKTLRESASPSESSKSGNRLKIAQKLKFSKNQSSRKPELFLDTSSSISEDNSSFRKIVTGNSSNEVNKSRKNSMSSPMSTTFHSLFHRSHHNGSSFQQDTNSVATGTTPLSSKFDDLSKVSKATLCLSSNSSNSIISNPELAQIYNFTNPNISIEDGETNMDHTNSSFLDIHKKMLVPADSFIQNKLNKYHQTEVGLGIYESELDHEKDSKIYSNLYHYLKPLFTPFFSVSDSGRKVSMRPILNANVEEIASFVKESFCLHQPNERASLDHDKSFRSKTRSSVSSLGHGKVDDFDYRQLSNLIEKLMTVLSHNLQTAEPLEISLQTLILNAWRYYNNYIRFYVLSVFQPLQTHLNELYMRKQSGTKITRIDDLLLVSFRKVFITEQGIGSGNSEPSQFLGNTESDELTGNELFTSTLAVLSSIS, from the coding sequence ATGTCTGAAGTTCCTAATCCAGAATCTCCCAGTTCATCGATATTTAAACAACCGAATGcctcaacatcaacaaaaattcaTGGTGCTCCATCTAGTTCACAAATTGCTAATGTCGATTTCAACACCTTGAGAAAATTAAATACGAACACCTCGTTTTCGTCAAACTTAACTAACTCAACCACTAAAACAAGCAATGCTTTATCCAGGCTATTCACTAGAAATAAGTCGTCATCTaacatttcaatttatcattcTCCAAGCGATGATGATAGCTCCCCAAAGACACTTCGAGAATCCGCGTCTCCATCTGAATCAAGCAAGAGTGGCAATAGGTTGAAGATTGCCCAGAAGTTAAAGTTTTCCAAGAATCAAAGCAGTCGTAAACCAGAATTGTTTTTGGATACCAGTAGCTCAATAAGTGAAGATAACTCTTCGTTTCGGAAAATAGTAACTGGTAATCTGCTGAATGAGGTGAATAAGTCAAGAAAGAACTCAATGAGCTCGCCAATGAGTACCACATTTCATAGTTTGTTTCATCGATCTCATCACAATGGCAGCAGTTTTCAGCAAGATACCAATCTGGTTGCGACTGGCACGACACCTTTGTCCAGTAAGTTCGATGACTTGTCAAAAGTATCCAAGGCAACTTTATGTCTTTCCTCAAACAGctcaaattcaataatcaGCAATCCTGAACTAGCTCAGATTTATAATTTCACCAAcccaaatatttcaattgaagatgGAGAGACTAATATGGACCATACAAACAGTTCTTTTTTGGATATTCATAAGAAAATGCTTGTGCCAGCAGATCTGTTTATCCAGAATAAGTTAAACAAGTATCACCAAACAGAAGTTGGATTGGGCATATATGAAAGTGAATTGGATCACGAAAAAGATAGTAAGATATATTCGAACCTTTATCATTACTTGAAACCACTATTCACCCCATTCTTTTCCGTATCCGACTCTGGTCGAAAGGTAAGCATGCGTCCAATATTGAATGCAAATGTGGAAGAAATTGCAAGTTTTGTAAAAGAGAGCTTTTGTTTACACCAGCCCAATGAAAGAGCATCATTAGATCACGATAAAAGTTTTAGACTGAAAACAAGATCAAGTGTATCAAGTTTGGGCCATGGTAAGGTGGACGATTTTGATTACAGACAGttatcaaatttgattgagAAATTGATGACAGTATTGAGTCACAACTTACAAACTGCCGAACCCTTGGAAATATCTTTACAAACTTTGATATTGAACGCATGGagatattataataattatatcagGTTTTACGTGCTAAGTGTATTTCAACCATTGCAAACGCACTTGAATGAACTATATATGAGAAAACAGAGTGGAACCAAAATTACTAGAATAGATGACCTTTTACTTGTATCTTTTCGCAAGGTTTTTATTACTGAACAGGGAATTGGAAGTGGGAATAGTGAGCCATCTCAATTTTTAGGGAATACTGAGAGTGATGAGTTAACTGGTAATGAATTGTTTACTTCAACTTTGGCTGTGTTGTCGAGTATATCATAG
- the DCW1 gene encoding Defective cell wall 1 homologue, putative (Similar to Candida glabrata DCW1), with the protein MQSLHFILIVLFFISYITYALTIPIELPKRSLLTRSSSFDPHEAFESAANSTWSVFWNNTHQAFSQSDPACPNSPTTFQEAVVWSVAVAGMAIVESGDISKTNEVINSLYKYQNDKGWFAATPGNSHSYVDDNCQVLWAFLQAYGLTHNENYLTTATKLMELIQGQWSDEVGGVRWRVEGDYIASISTVEAALSAVKLYEHRNNDSSLLSFAKKCLSWSDDNLLDESDGFYYDGLNIHNKTKIDKGKLTYTVGVAISTYSYLYKYTNDEQYVTIATTKANGTLASKTFLNGHGYWNNGLRFVHLLFVGFSDLITMGDKREFIDSVWKQGQYIYENDQLSGSGYVGNYLDLSKPIEPHSTSSLHEKERHDNKDDVELNHKQKTTHNHHNDYYCNNHSKQFKRSLMDDGSAAQIFYAISRFS; encoded by the coding sequence ATGCAGTCGcttcattttattttaatagTACTTTTTTTCATATCATATATCACCTATGCATTAACAATACCAATAGAATTGCCCAAACGTTCATTGTTAACTCGGTCCTCACTGTTTGATCCTCATGAAGCATTTGAATCGGCTGCCAATTCCACATGGTCAGTATTTTGGAATAATACCCATCAGGCATTCTCACAATCTGATCCAGCATGTCCTAATTCACCAACAACTTTTCAAGAAGCAGTAGTTTGGAGTGTTGCCGTTGCTGGTATGGCAATCGTTGAGTCTGGGGATATTTCCAAAACCAATGAAGTcataaattcattatataaGTATCAGAATGATAAAGGTTGGTTTGCTGCTACTCCTGGGAATTCTCATAGTTACgttgatgataattgtCAAGTATTATGGGCTTTCTTGCAAGCTTATGGTTTAACTCataatgaaaattatttaactACTGCTACCAAATTGATGGAATTGATCCAGGGACAATGGTCAGACGAAGTTGGTGGCGTTAGATGGAGAGTTGAGGGCGATTATATTGCTTCTATTTCCACAGTAGAAGCAGCGTTAAGTGCAGTTAAATTATACGAGCATCGTAATAATGATTCTTCATTGTTGTCGTTTGCTAAGAAATGTCTTTCATGGTCagatgataatttattagatgAACTGGATGGATTTTATTACGATGGATTAAATATCCACAATAAAACTAAGATTGATAAGGGGAAGTTGACATATACTGTTGGAGTAGCCATATCAACTTATTCCTATCTTTATAAATATACTAATGATGAACAATATGTAACAATAGCAACAACCAAAGCTAATGGAACATTAGCGTCGAAAACATTTTTAAATGGCCATGGTTATTGGAATAATGGATTAAGATTTGtccatttattatttgttggaTTTAGTGATTTAATAACTATGGGTGATAAAAgggaatttattgatagtGTTTGGAAACAAGGACAATATATTTATGAAAATGATCAATTATCAGGAAGTGGTTATGTTGGTAATTATCTTGATTTGTCAAAACCAATTGAACCACattcaacttcttcattACACGAGAAGGAGAGGCACGACAATAAGGATGATGTTGAACTTAATCATAAACAAAAGACTActcataatcatcataatGATTATTACTGTAATAATCATTCTAAACAATTCAAGAGATCATTAATGGATGATGGTTCAGCCGCACAAATATTTTATGCAATTTCAAGGTTTTCTTAA
- a CDS encoding zinc-binding dehydrogenase, putative, translating to MKAAVVPESVTETKLAEVKEIPKPTINDDQILIKAEAGAINPTDWKHIILARTSKPGDVIGCDVSGIVEEVGSKVTNFKKGDAVSSYVTGNISPVNGAFSEYAAAYPQATIKYINGLTHSSTETKASTIKTFEGAASMTLGLGTVAMSFSHHLNIGKHQKIGDSILIWGGATATGILAIQVAKLVYNLTVITTASPRNHEYLKQLGADYVLDYNDPNIVENIKKIGNGSIRFALDTVSNATTFQYLYDATATETNNDMVYLDSLLALDGNIIKTDPAREKSVHWGYTFVDHSIIKVKEFGDKKYYQTPELFNDYYKWWQEIMPTIINKIKHANLKILDKGLESVNEALQLSKDSKVSAEKIVFTI from the coding sequence ATGAAAGCTGCTGTTGTTCCTGAATCTGTTACTGAAACCAAATTAGCAGAGGTCAAAGAAATACCTAAACCAACCATTAATGAtgatcaaatattaattaaagcTGAAGCTGGTGCTATTAACCCAACTGATTGGAAACATATAATTTTAGCACGTACCAGTAAACCTGGTGATGTCATTGGATGTGATGTTAGTGGGAttgttgaagaagttgGTTCTAAAGTaaccaattttaaaaaaggAGATGCTGTTAGTTCTTATGTTACCGGGAACATCTCACCTGTTAATGGTGCTTTTAGTGAATATGCTGCTGCTTATCCTCAAGCTacaattaaatatattaatggTTTAACACATTCTAGTACTGAAACTAAGGCATCTACTATTAAAACTTTTGAAGGTGCTGCAAGTATGACATTGGGGTTAGGTACGGTTGCCATGTCATTTTCtcatcatttaaatattggtaaacatcaaaaaattggagattcaatattaatttgGGGTGGTGCTACTGCAACGGGGATTTTAGCTATTCAAGTTGCTAAATTGGTTTATAATTTGACAGTTATTACTACAGCATCACCTAGAAATCATGaatatttaaaacaattgggAGCTGATTATGTTTTAGATTATAATGATCCTAACATTGtggaaaatattaaaaaaattggtaatGGTTCTATTAGATTTGCATTAGATACTGTTTCTAATGCTACTACTTTCCAATATCTTTATGATGCCACTGCTACTGAAACCAACAATGATATGGTTTATTTGGATTCATTATTGGCATTAGATGGTAATATTATCAAGACTGATCCAGCAAGAGAAAAGTCGGTTCATTGGGGTTATACATTTGTTGATCATTCTATTATTAAAGTAAAAGAATTTGGAGATaagaaatattatcaaactccagaattatttaatgattattataaatgGTGGCAAGAAATTATGCctacaattattaataaaatcaaacatgctaatttgaagattttaGATAAAGGATTAGAATCGGTTAATGAAGCATTACAATTATCTAAAGATAGTAAAGTTTCTGCCGAAAAGATTGTCTTTACCATTTAA
- a CDS encoding protein tyrosine phosphatase, putative (Similar to S. cerevisiae OCA1) → MASITSNNHPQIIINNDSSTDRTSPNERQLRRINHPPNLRIVPPLNFCPVENQLYRSGQPSIINQSFLNQLNLKTIIWLSSEEPTDEFLEYCNDSSINIEYLGMINEFNSEPTTTTTTTDKQPEEQQQQQQQADVQQQFEQSDNLLQDSSHLISSTIAKINNNNPWDSLNENTIKHALDLIVDKTNYPILICCGMGRHRTGTVIGCLRRLQHWNLNSVSEEYRRFTGSRGGRILVELLIESFNIDLVNINWELAPDWLK, encoded by the coding sequence atggcATCAATTACAAGTAATAATCATCCtcaaataattatcaacaatgaTTCCTCTACTGATAGGACATCCCCCAATGAACGACAATTACGAAGAATCAATCATCCACCAAATTTAAGAATAGTTCCACCGTTGAATTTTTGCCCTgttgaaaatcaattatatcgATCAGGTCAAccatcaattattaatcaatcctttttaaatcaattgaatttaaaaacGATAATTTGGTTATCATCAGAAGAACCAACTGATGAATTTTTAGAATATTGTAatgattcatcaataaatattgaatatttaGGAATGatcaatgaatttaataGTGAGccgacaacaacaacaacaacaacagatAAGCAACCtgaagaacaacaacaacaacaacaacaagcaGATGTTCAACAACAGTTTGAACAATCAgataatttattacaaGATTCAAGTCATCTTATATCATCAACCATTGctaaaatcaataataataatccatgggattcattaaatgaaaacacCATTAAACATGCATTagatttaattgttgataaaacCAATTACCCcattttaatttgttgtgGTATGGGGAGACATCGTACTGGTACCGTAATTGGTTGTTTAAGAAGATTACAACATTGGAATTTAAATAGTGTAAGTGAAGAGTATCGACGATTTACTGGAAGTAGAGGTGGTAGAATATTAGtggaattattaattgaaagttttaatattgatttggttAATATCAATTGGGAATTGGCTCCTGATTGGTTGAAATAG
- a CDS encoding Dolichyl-diphosphooligosaccharide--protein glycosyltransferase subunit, putative (Similar to S. cerevisiae OST2): MAKSATNKKSIPTTSSSSSTPSKSSAVVLKEVKSTLTTTINNYFDTISAQPRLKLIDLFLIFLVLLGILQFVYVLIIGNFPFNSFLGGFISCVGQFVLLVSLRLQINDTTKEENNQLESELDEDKIGNVTSNVNGGRLFKEITPERSFGDFIFASLILHFIVIHFIN, encoded by the coding sequence ATGGCAAAATCAGCAACCAATAAGAAATCAATTCCCACCACATCTCTGTCATCATCGACTCCCTCCAAATCTTCAGCAGTGGTATTAAAAGAAGTGAAATCAACATTAACTACaactattaataattattttgataCTATATCAGCACAGCCTagattaaaattaattgatttatttttaatttttttggtattattAGGTATATtacaatttgtttatgtattaattattggcaatttcccattcaattcatttttagGTGGATTTATTAGTTGTGTTGgacaatttgttttattagtTAGTTTAAGATTACAGATTAATGATACCACTAAGGAggaaaataatcaattggaaTCAGAATTAGATGAAGATAAAATTGGAAATGTAACATCTAATGTTAATGGTGGTAGACTTTTCAAAGAAATTACACCAGAAAGATCATTTGGAGATTTCATTTTTGCTAGTTTGATTTTAcattttattgttattcattttataaattga
- the RAS1 gene encoding GTP-binding protein, putative (CGD describes this gene as orthologous to S. cerevisiae RAS2, not RAS1), with protein MLREYKLVVVGGGGVGKSALTIQLIQSHFVDEYDPTIEDSYRKQCTIDDQQVLLDVLDTAGQEEYSAMREQYMRTGEGFLLVYSINSLNSFQELNSFYDQILRVKDSDDVPVLVVGNKCDLEMERQVSYEDGLALANSFNCPFLETSAKQRINVEEAFYGLVRNINQYNAKIAEAEQQEKLNQQGQDQYGQQKDNQQSQLNNQINGGAINNNNIGGGAGNDGIIDQNGNGGVASGQANFQNQSQSQAQSQRQQQSQQESQHQSGNQSSGQKQSSSKSKNGCCVIV; from the coding sequence ATGTTGAGAGAATATAAATTAGTCGTCGTTGGAGGCGGTGGTGTTGGTAAATCCGCTTtaacaattcaattgattcaatcccattttgttgatgaatatgATCCTACTATTGAAGATTCTTATCGTAAACAGTGTACCATTGATGATCAACAAGTATTATTGGATGTTTTAGATACTGCTGGACAAGAAGAATATCTGGCCATGAGAGAACAATATATGAGAACTGGTGAAGGGTTTTTATTAGTTTATTCtatcaattcattaaattccttccaagaattaaattcattttatGATCAAATTTTACGAGTTAAAGATTCTGATGATGTTCCGGTTTTAGTTGTTGGTAATAAATGTGATTTAGAAATGGAAAGACAAGTTAGTTATGAAGATGGATTAGCATTAGctaattctttcaattgtcCATTTTTAGAAACCTCTGCCAAACAAAGAATTAATGTTGAAGAAGCATTTTATGGATTAGTAAGaaatattaatcaatataatGCTAAAATTGCTGAAGcagaacaacaagaaaaattaaatcaacaagGACAAGATCAATATGGTCAACAAAAGGATAATCAACAAtctcaattgaataatcaaataaacgGAGGTGctattaacaataataatattggtggtggtgctggAAATGATGGAATAATAGATCAAAATGGTAATGGAGGTGTTGCTTCTGGTCAagcaaattttcaaaatcaatccCAATCGCAAGCACAATCACAAAGACAACAGCAACTGCAACAAGAATCACAACATCAATCTGGAAATCAATCTTCCGGTCAAAAACAATCTAGTTCCAAATCAAAGAATGGATGTTGTGTTATtgtctaa
- a CDS encoding subunit of histone deacetylase complex, putative (Similar to S. cerevisiae PHO23), whose amino-acid sequence MRTKQQQSNSSANNQTSYGRTAKANSTGDIDNTGATLTKSRIITNVNELLPGLNDISDAFEALPIDLIKYFTLLKEIDAKCINTIPQINYLINQYITNLHQDNSSSPSTTTTNKSDNSSTNGNKNLETKRLNLIKNKINEVIPCLEEKMHVTSVASDLLNKHMHRINQDYKLIVLNNEIPQSIRIGPLNHPAMINDTHTSSSSSTSTGNGTGGGTNNNHAGNNSVQSQRSESRREALAARKANKEDDRDNNTTSGSGSGRKKKKESNNNNNNNNNNAAATGDGNNSSNGKKRNRDDKSNNAGGGGNDLKKKKKQNNNDQLDNRRKGEDDSGKRDLETGFNSGNKNDPHGKLKTTSTGGNLVGGSTTATTISSSSTTTSSSATTATTTTTKNSGSTGASTVGGGAKGSSSSSSSGNNEPTYCYCNQVSFGEMVGCDGDDCKREWFHLPCIGFKNPPKGKWYCDDCIKKLK is encoded by the coding sequence ATGAGAAcaaagcaacaacaatctaATTCATCAGCGAATAACCAAACAAGTTATGGTCGTACCGCTAAAGCTAATAGCACTGGTGATATTGATAACACAGGTGCTACTCTTACTAAAAGTAGAATAATTACCAatgttaatgaattattaccAGGATTAAATGATATAAGTGATGCATTTGAAGCATTACCCATTgatttaatcaaatatttcacATTATTAAAGGAAATAGATGCCAAATGTATTAATACCATCCCacaaattaattatttaatcaatcaatatattACCAATCTCCATCAAGATAATAGTTCCAGTCCCTCGACTACTACCACTAATAAAAGTGACAACAGCTCGACTAATGGGaataaaaatttagaaACTAAAcgattaaatttaattaagaataaaattaatgaagTGATTCCATGtttagaagaaaaaatgcATGTTACTTCAGTTGCTAGTGATTTGTTAAATAAACACATGCATAGAATCAATCAAgattataaattgattgtatTGAATAATGAAATCCCGCAAAGTATTAGAATTGGTCCATTAAATCATCCAGCAATGATTAATGATACTCATacatcatcgtcatcatcaacatctaCTGGGAATGGAACTGGTGGTGgaactaataataatcatgCTGGTAATAACAGTGTACAAAGTCAACGTAGCGAAAGTAGAAGAGAAGCATTAGCTGCTAGAAAAGCCAATAAAGAAGATGATAGAGACAATAATACTActagtggtagtggtagtggtcgtaaaaagaaaaaagaactgaacaacaacaacaacaacaataataataatgcaGCTGCCACTGGTGATGGTAACAATAGTAGTAatggaaagaaaagaaatagagatgataaatcaaataatgctggaggaggaggaaatgatttgaagaagaaaaagaaacagaatAATAACGATCAATTAGATAATAGAAGAAAAGGTGAAGATGACAGTGGTAAACGTGATCTTGAGACAGGCTTCAATAGTGGTAATAAGAATGATCCCCATGGTAAGCTAAAGACAACATCTACAGGAGGAAATCTTGTTGGTGGTAGtacaacagcaacaacaatatcatcgtcatcaacaacaacctcGTCctcagcaacaacagcaacaacaacgacaacgAAAAATAGTGGATCAACTGGAGCCAGTactgttggtggtggtgctaAAGGatcttcatcttcctcttcttcagGTAATAATGAACCAAcctattgttattgtaaTCAAGTTTCATTTGGTGAGATGGTAGGATGTGATGGCGATGATTGTAAACGAGAATGGTTTCATTTACCATGTATTGGATTCAAAAACCCACCAAAAGGTAAATGGTATTGTGACGATTgtatcaaaaaattgaaatag